From Streptomyces sp. NBC_00775, one genomic window encodes:
- a CDS encoding putative leader peptide — translation MRFSRWFTRRRAVDLMRVATALCS, via the coding sequence ATGCGGTTCTCTCGGTGGTTCACTCGGCGGCGCGCCGTCGATCTGATGCGTGTGGCCACCGCGCTGTGTAGCTGA
- a CDS encoding phosphotransferase enzyme family protein, translated as MHDAADFMADIYALGTGPWTMTPVTRGALGQIWKLTGNGSSWAVKELLFGCDKQQVHQEATLRNATEKLGIMSPRFIPNRDGEYVSQLPPALGGSYVKLYDWVNGTEADASDPEVLSWFGRTLALLHMAGKDATATPDSWYEACHLDADWTELHKRIRQAGLPWSDALGQFLSTSAAELTHHVTTSDPGDLVTSHLDLQPQNVLVGPAGPVLLDWDNAGSTSAERELARAIYVWSGGNQFNADSARRSAHAYVDAGGRATVKGLDSFSMLFATALNYLYVQAECAIDPTVTAAQREFASGQVVASLRNMPDLAAASRLIKVLEAEW; from the coding sequence ATGCATGACGCAGCCGACTTCATGGCGGACATCTATGCGCTCGGCACCGGGCCGTGGACGATGACGCCCGTCACCCGTGGCGCACTGGGCCAGATCTGGAAGCTAACCGGAAACGGCTCGTCATGGGCAGTGAAGGAACTCCTTTTCGGCTGCGACAAGCAGCAGGTCCACCAGGAAGCCACGTTACGGAACGCCACAGAGAAACTGGGGATCATGTCGCCACGATTCATCCCGAATCGTGATGGCGAATACGTCTCACAACTCCCGCCCGCGTTGGGCGGCTCCTATGTAAAGCTGTACGACTGGGTCAACGGTACTGAGGCAGACGCCTCCGACCCGGAAGTCCTGAGCTGGTTCGGCCGAACCCTGGCACTCCTCCACATGGCCGGAAAGGACGCGACCGCGACACCGGACTCCTGGTACGAGGCGTGCCACCTGGACGCCGACTGGACAGAACTGCACAAGAGGATTCGCCAGGCCGGCCTGCCGTGGTCGGACGCGCTGGGCCAATTCCTCTCCACCTCGGCGGCAGAGCTGACGCACCATGTGACCACGTCGGACCCTGGTGATTTGGTGACGTCACATCTCGACCTACAGCCCCAGAATGTTCTGGTCGGTCCGGCCGGGCCGGTTCTCCTCGACTGGGACAACGCAGGATCCACATCGGCGGAACGCGAGCTCGCACGAGCCATTTACGTATGGTCGGGCGGGAACCAGTTCAACGCGGATTCCGCTCGGCGCTCGGCACACGCGTATGTGGACGCAGGAGGTCGTGCGACCGTGAAAGGCCTGGACTCGTTCTCGATGCTCTTCGCAACGGCCTTGAACTATCTTTATGTGCAGGCCGAGTGCGCGATCGATCCGACCGTGACCGCCGCGCAGCGGGAGTTCGCGAGCGGCCAAGTCGTCGCCTCCCTGCGGAACATGCCGGACCTGGCCGCGGCCTCCCGATTGATCAAGGTCCTTGAGGCCGAGTGGTGA
- a CDS encoding LLM class F420-dependent oxidoreductase yields the protein MTIGVTLALQNRIDSTVHLAREAREAGLRSAWFGQTFAYDSPSLAAIVGREVPGLHVGTAAIPVFGRHPLVVHSQAQTAQAATSGRYHLGLALGTKHLTEAGFGIPYERPIARLREFLTVLRQLVETGSADFHGELLTATTPLPASVPGAEPPVPLLVAAMAPQALRASGELADGILPLLAGPRALAEHIVPAVTAAAEAAGRPAPRIVAFVPGVVTADVEAVRETATGTLAFYEQFPSYQRVIGLSGGTRAADLAVIGDEETVAAEVRRYREAGATEVVFTATDLGGEADRRRTWKLLGELANG from the coding sequence ATGACCATAGGCGTCACGCTCGCTCTCCAGAACCGGATCGACAGTACGGTGCACCTCGCGCGAGAGGCCCGCGAGGCCGGACTGCGCTCCGCATGGTTCGGGCAGACCTTCGCGTACGACTCTCCCTCGCTTGCCGCGATAGTCGGCCGCGAGGTGCCCGGGCTGCATGTCGGGACCGCTGCGATCCCCGTCTTCGGCCGCCATCCGCTGGTCGTCCACAGCCAGGCCCAGACGGCCCAGGCCGCCACCAGTGGCCGCTATCACCTCGGGCTCGCGCTCGGCACCAAGCATCTGACCGAGGCAGGCTTCGGCATTCCGTACGAGCGCCCCATCGCCCGGCTCCGGGAGTTCCTCACCGTCCTGCGCCAACTCGTGGAGACGGGCAGCGCCGACTTCCACGGAGAACTGCTGACCGCCACCACACCGCTGCCGGCGTCGGTGCCGGGCGCCGAACCACCGGTGCCGCTGCTGGTCGCCGCCATGGCGCCGCAGGCACTGCGCGCTTCCGGTGAACTCGCGGACGGCATCCTTCCGCTCCTGGCCGGCCCGCGCGCCCTCGCCGAGCACATCGTCCCGGCCGTCACCGCGGCGGCCGAGGCGGCGGGCCGGCCGGCGCCCCGGATCGTTGCCTTCGTGCCCGGCGTGGTCACCGCGGACGTCGAGGCGGTACGGGAGACCGCGACCGGGACCCTCGCGTTCTACGAGCAGTTTCCGTCCTACCAGCGGGTCATCGGGCTTTCCGGCGGCACCCGGGCCGCGGACCTGGCCGTCATCGGCGACGAGGAGACCGTCGCGGCCGAGGTGCGCCGGTACCGCGAGGCCGGGGCGACGGAGGTGGTGTTCACCGCGACGGACCTGGGTGGTGAGGCGGACCGACGCCGTACCTGGAAGCTGCTCGGAGAGCTGGCGAACGGCTGA
- a CDS encoding MarR family winged helix-turn-helix transcriptional regulator has translation MEDRQPLDRVARIQADWRRERPDLDVTPQGVIGRLHRLADQLTEELCLVYGRYGLSEGEFDVLCALRRAGQPFERAPGELAAHTMVTTGAMSKRIDRLERAGLVTRRRSDDDQRGRIVALTEPGRELIDRAFTDHMHNERHLLDLLAPAEAKTLETLLTTWLSRMEHPRPPGGE, from the coding sequence ATGGAAGACCGGCAACCGTTGGACCGTGTAGCCCGCATCCAGGCCGACTGGCGCCGCGAACGGCCCGACCTCGACGTCACCCCGCAAGGGGTGATCGGCCGGCTGCACCGCCTGGCGGACCAGCTCACCGAAGAACTCTGCCTCGTATACGGCCGCTACGGTCTCAGTGAGGGGGAGTTCGACGTCCTGTGCGCCCTCCGCCGCGCCGGTCAGCCCTTCGAACGGGCACCGGGCGAGCTCGCCGCGCACACCATGGTCACCACCGGCGCGATGTCGAAGAGAATCGACCGCCTGGAGCGGGCCGGACTCGTCACCCGCCGCCGCTCCGACGACGACCAGCGCGGCCGGATCGTCGCCCTCACCGAGCCCGGGCGCGAGCTGATCGACCGCGCGTTCACCGACCACATGCACAACGAACGCCACCTGCTGGACCTGCTGGCCCCCGCCGAGGCCAAGACGCTCGAAACACTGCTCACGACCTGGCTCTCCCGCATGGAACATCCGCGCCCTCCCGGCGGCGAATGA
- a CDS encoding EamA family transporter has protein sequence MEANARGVALTAVAPVAWGTNYFVTHEFLPADRPLYGAALRALPAGLILLALCRQRPRGAWWRRSAVLGLLNVSVFFVLVYVASQLLPTSIASTVMAVSPLTMMLIAWPLVSERPRTAHLAGAAIGLAGVCLMLLTGVERVSVPGVLASAAAMLVSSFGHILAKRWSADADVLASTAWQLTAGGLFLLPVAATVEGPPPALSTPALLAFGYVTLVATALAFAAWFTGLRHLPAGTVGLIGLLNPVTGVLLGTAVAAEVLTIQQLCGLVLVLAGVVLGRPRRAGRRGSSQAPAHPVSDESLTREPSAGNPR, from the coding sequence ATGGAAGCTAATGCACGTGGGGTGGCACTGACCGCGGTCGCACCGGTGGCATGGGGGACCAACTATTTCGTCACACACGAGTTCCTCCCCGCCGACCGCCCGCTCTACGGGGCTGCTCTGCGTGCGCTGCCCGCCGGCCTCATCCTGCTGGCCCTGTGCAGGCAGCGGCCGCGTGGCGCATGGTGGCGGCGATCCGCGGTGCTCGGGCTGCTCAACGTGAGCGTGTTCTTCGTCCTCGTCTACGTCGCTTCCCAGCTGCTGCCGACGAGCATCGCCTCGACGGTCATGGCGGTGTCTCCGCTGACGATGATGCTCATAGCCTGGCCCCTGGTGTCCGAGCGGCCCCGGACCGCCCACCTGGCCGGGGCCGCGATCGGGCTCGCCGGGGTGTGTCTCATGCTGCTCACGGGGGTGGAAAGGGTGAGCGTGCCGGGAGTCCTCGCCTCCGCCGCCGCCATGCTGGTGTCGTCCTTCGGCCACATCCTGGCCAAACGGTGGAGCGCCGACGCCGACGTACTCGCCTCGACCGCCTGGCAGCTCACCGCCGGAGGCCTGTTCCTGCTCCCCGTCGCCGCAACCGTGGAAGGCCCTCCCCCCGCGCTCTCCACGCCGGCGCTCCTCGCGTTCGGCTACGTCACCTTGGTCGCCACCGCACTGGCCTTCGCCGCCTGGTTCACCGGACTGCGGCACCTGCCCGCAGGGACCGTCGGCCTGATCGGACTGCTCAACCCCGTCACGGGCGTACTGCTCGGCACTGCGGTCGCCGCCGAGGTACTGACCATTCAGCAACTGTGCGGACTGGTCCTGGTCCTGGCCGGAGTCGTCCTCGGCCGGCCCAGGCGCGCAGGCCGGCGCGGAAGCAGTCAGGCACCCGCCCATCCTGTCTCTGACGAGAGTCTCACGCGAGAGCCATCTGCCGGCAATCCCCGATGA
- a CDS encoding MDR family NADP-dependent oxidoreductase, protein MAAVLPSTTREILLADVPGGLPGPEHFTVTRKPVPVPGPGQVVVRNQYFLVFPGLRTLIGGQVDGVPLPRIHAGDALFGPAVGEVVAAAPGGPLRPGDTVTHLFGWREHALVAAADCTPLGDVLPDPVAHLSSGSAAYGALTRLAEVRPGDTVFVTGAAGAVGTLAGPVARLLGATRVIGSTRSPDKAERLRAELGYDAVVVPGPRPIDEQLVAAAPDGIDVLLDTVGGDQLAAAVRAARRGARFALVGTLSGQLSPSRDGGSAPAEIDTFRLVTQGVSLHGYSGQDHPEVTEEWTKRFGDWLRSGEITFPHVRIPGMDHAARALQELFEGRHFGTVVVELPPV, encoded by the coding sequence ATGGCCGCTGTCCTGCCCTCCACGACCCGCGAGATCCTGCTGGCCGACGTCCCCGGCGGGCTGCCCGGGCCCGAGCACTTCACGGTCACGCGGAAGCCGGTCCCCGTCCCCGGTCCGGGACAAGTCGTCGTCCGGAACCAGTACTTCCTCGTGTTCCCCGGGCTGCGCACCCTGATCGGCGGCCAGGTCGACGGCGTGCCGCTGCCCCGCATCCACGCCGGCGACGCGCTGTTCGGTCCCGCTGTCGGTGAGGTCGTCGCGGCCGCGCCCGGCGGTCCGTTGCGCCCGGGGGACACGGTCACGCATCTGTTCGGGTGGCGCGAGCACGCGCTGGTGGCGGCGGCCGACTGCACTCCGCTGGGCGATGTCCTGCCCGACCCGGTGGCCCACCTGTCGTCCGGGTCGGCCGCCTACGGAGCACTGACCCGGCTCGCCGAAGTCCGCCCCGGCGACACCGTGTTCGTCACGGGCGCGGCGGGAGCCGTGGGGACGCTGGCGGGCCCCGTCGCGCGTCTGCTGGGCGCCACGAGGGTCATCGGGAGCACCCGTTCGCCGGACAAGGCCGAGCGGCTGCGGGCCGAACTGGGCTACGACGCGGTCGTGGTGCCGGGACCCCGGCCGATCGACGAGCAACTGGTCGCGGCGGCGCCGGACGGCATCGACGTGCTGCTGGACACCGTCGGCGGTGACCAGCTGGCCGCGGCTGTTCGCGCCGCGCGCCGGGGTGCCCGCTTCGCACTGGTCGGCACGCTGTCAGGACAGTTGTCGCCGAGCCGGGACGGTGGCAGCGCACCCGCGGAGATCGACACCTTCCGGCTCGTCACCCAGGGCGTCTCGCTGCACGGCTACAGCGGCCAGGACCATCCGGAAGTGACGGAGGAATGGACCAAGCGCTTCGGGGACTGGCTGCGCTCCGGCGAGATCACCTTCCCGCATGTACGGATACCGGGCATGGATCACGCGGCTCGGGCGTTGCAGGAACTGTTCGAGGGGCGGCACTTCGGGACCGTCGTCGTGGAGTTGCCGCCTGTGTGA
- a CDS encoding MerR family transcriptional regulator: protein MRIGDAAAAAGTTPRALRFYEERGLLPPPLRTATGQREYGPGEVARVRVIRELLALGLTVEDLRGVADRIDLLVENPQRQCGRPDSDVPGSGVVDRRLAALDAEIDRLTRLRTRLALRTFGQP from the coding sequence ATGCGGATCGGAGATGCGGCGGCAGCGGCGGGGACCACCCCGCGGGCACTGCGGTTCTACGAGGAGCGCGGCCTGCTGCCACCACCGCTGCGCACCGCCACCGGGCAACGTGAGTACGGGCCGGGTGAGGTGGCCAGAGTCCGCGTCATCCGTGAGCTGCTGGCACTCGGGCTCACCGTCGAGGATCTGCGCGGCGTCGCCGACCGGATCGACCTGCTGGTCGAGAATCCGCAACGGCAATGCGGGCGCCCCGACTCCGATGTCCCCGGCTCCGGGGTGGTCGACCGCAGACTCGCAGCCCTCGACGCCGAGATCGACCGCCTGACCCGTCTGCGCACCCGCCTGGCACTACGCACCTTCGGACAGCCGTGA
- a CDS encoding vanadium-dependent haloperoxidase: protein MNPLRTRRSALVTLGSAALLAASVPVPTPTPAVADERRPRPSVALDWYDTTAATVAAGGATTQITNNRTWAISWLAAARAVRELPPGVDRSDFQDAALASAVHDSLVALVPSRAQELDAALLATLAGVPDGPAKSRGVAAGARQARLVRASREGDGLDPASVNAAFTVPPAAPGVWQPTPPAYAPAAQYGNRIARPFLLNGPDQYRLPAPPALDSARYRADLAEVRAYGAVDSTIRTQRQTETAVFWFGSSLTLYTEPLRVALARSSRSTAGQAGLVALFHVALVDTQIATSDSKYAYLRWRPVTAIRTGTIDPDSEWTPLHVTPAHPDYPSGHNTYAGSAETVLTALTGPRTAPFDLTSPTAPGVTRTYTAWSQLSQDNLDARVYSGIHTRSADEAGLVLGKRVAAHTLHHAARLFDTL, encoded by the coding sequence GTGAACCCGCTCAGAACCCGCCGTTCCGCTCTTGTGACGCTGGGCTCGGCCGCCCTGCTGGCAGCCTCCGTGCCCGTCCCGACCCCCACGCCCGCCGTGGCGGACGAACGGCGGCCGCGCCCGTCCGTCGCGCTCGACTGGTACGACACGACGGCCGCGACCGTCGCGGCCGGCGGTGCCACGACCCAGATCACCAACAACCGGACCTGGGCCATCAGTTGGCTCGCGGCGGCCCGCGCCGTCCGTGAGCTGCCGCCCGGCGTCGACCGGAGCGACTTCCAGGACGCGGCCCTGGCGTCCGCCGTGCACGACTCCCTGGTGGCCCTGGTCCCGTCCCGCGCCCAGGAACTGGATGCCGCGCTGCTTGCGACGCTGGCCGGTGTTCCCGACGGACCGGCCAAGTCGCGGGGCGTGGCGGCCGGGGCCCGCCAGGCACGGCTGGTCCGGGCCTCGCGCGAGGGTGACGGCCTTGACCCGGCGTCGGTGAACGCGGCGTTCACCGTGCCGCCGGCGGCGCCCGGCGTGTGGCAGCCGACCCCGCCCGCCTACGCCCCGGCCGCGCAGTACGGGAACAGGATCGCCAGGCCCTTCCTGCTGAACGGCCCCGACCAGTACCGGCTGCCCGCGCCGCCCGCCCTGGACTCCGCGCGCTACCGTGCCGACCTGGCCGAGGTCCGCGCGTACGGGGCCGTGGACAGCACCATACGTACGCAGCGGCAGACCGAGACCGCCGTCTTCTGGTTCGGCTCGTCGCTGACGCTCTACACCGAGCCGCTGCGGGTCGCCCTCGCCCGGTCATCGCGGTCCACCGCGGGTCAGGCCGGCCTGGTGGCACTGTTCCACGTCGCCCTGGTGGACACGCAGATCGCCACCTCCGACAGCAAGTACGCCTACCTGCGCTGGCGCCCGGTCACCGCGATCCGCACCGGCACGATCGACCCCGACTCCGAGTGGACGCCACTGCACGTCACGCCGGCGCACCCGGACTACCCCAGCGGCCACAACACGTACGCGGGGTCGGCGGAGACGGTCCTCACGGCGCTCACCGGGCCTCGTACGGCCCCCTTCGATCTCACCAGCCCCACCGCTCCCGGAGTGACCCGCACCTACACGGCCTGGAGCCAGCTGTCCCAGGACAACCTGGATGCCCGTGTGTACTCCGGTATCCACACCCGCTCGGCCGACGAGGCCGGCCTCGTCCTCGGGAAGCGGGTCGCGGCGCACACCCTGCACCATGCGGCACGCCTGTTCGACACGCTGTGA
- a CDS encoding GOLPH3/VPS74 family protein, producing MTTAKDLFIIAVDAEPSCPVGQGDLSLALAGAEVIDLLRAEALMLAGDRMVPTRQPTTDDPLLTEAASSLARQVPYERVEDWLWRRGRDLSATYLAAFEEAGLLTRQRRGRLSLGAARMALADSPARRRAMNRWAADEPVLAALAAVVGIHDVHGTDSPGAVDDTVTTVLAAVDEAVLELETVRQRRTFENAAFANIWRGA from the coding sequence ATGACCACGGCCAAGGACCTGTTCATCATCGCCGTCGACGCGGAGCCGAGCTGTCCCGTGGGGCAGGGCGACCTGTCGCTCGCGCTCGCCGGAGCCGAGGTGATCGACCTCCTCCGCGCCGAGGCCCTCATGCTGGCCGGCGACCGCATGGTGCCGACCCGGCAGCCGACGACGGATGATCCCCTCTTGACCGAGGCAGCGTCGTCGCTTGCCCGGCAGGTGCCGTACGAGCGCGTCGAAGACTGGCTGTGGCGCCGAGGCCGTGACCTGTCCGCGACCTATCTGGCCGCCTTCGAGGAGGCCGGACTGCTCACCCGGCAACGGCGCGGCCGGTTGTCCCTCGGCGCCGCCCGAATGGCGCTGGCCGACTCGCCCGCTCGCCGCCGGGCCATGAACCGCTGGGCAGCGGACGAGCCCGTCCTCGCCGCCCTCGCGGCGGTCGTCGGGATCCACGACGTGCACGGCACGGACTCCCCGGGCGCCGTCGACGACACGGTGACGACCGTGCTGGCCGCCGTCGACGAGGCGGTACTGGAACTGGAGACCGTACGCCAGAGGCGGACCTTCGAAAACGCGGCGTTCGCCAATATCTGGCGAGGCGCGTGA
- a CDS encoding FUSC family protein, translating into MRTATRPSRTRIWGRIRHRIWDRFAASDPGLLRLMAGLRTVGAIALTLAVLALLKADVSHMVAGAMAAMVATFAIKEKQRRKQALTLALGLPVALVAMSLGALLNSRVVAGDLFFIALIFAAVYSRRFGDRGTALGLIGFQIYFLSLFVGASFSALPGLCGTLAIAFACSAVVRFGLVVETPERVLLRLREAFRARLAQLVSAQIDLLDAGPDDVEKALEDVRRHTARLHESALMIQGRLEVGTSDSATASLVQRRVADAEIAAERLDVLLLSARSAERAPTLTLHLPDAPVPAPSNRLRAHDDTTATLRRDLDALRLLVVRPVAFDRGTALAHLRNRLLGYRDEENLPRASAAVQDVFRGIGEAARSVLGLRLALDGPQDESDDTPSTTRSREELEAEDVAIAGSEESEPDEDRPKGLERPTTRAAVQVSVGSALAIVGGELLSSQRWYWAVLTCWVVFLNTASTGEILVKGYRRLLGTVLGVVAGVVLAGVVGKHTWTAFALVLLFIFAMFFTAPLSYALMSFFVTAMLGLLYTLLNTYSPAVLVLRIEETALGAACGVIAAVLILPVNTDRRTDELLGTVLTRLGDVTGAAVEQLSGGPALDLLDMARDLDKALDDLRSSTQPLTHPITPLRARRQTARYVVALLETCAYHARSLAATAELLPYSKTVAADPRLKVAGQRIAHNIDVLVARVEDDDTGGVAETGASLASMLETDGGGAPRHDRVTHRVLRHLQRLDEGVIGLARPLGVPVSTAGRAS; encoded by the coding sequence GTGAGGACAGCGACACGGCCGAGCCGGACGAGGATCTGGGGCCGGATCCGGCACCGGATCTGGGACCGGTTCGCGGCCTCCGACCCCGGGCTGTTGCGGCTCATGGCGGGGCTGCGGACCGTCGGCGCCATCGCGCTCACGCTCGCGGTCCTCGCGCTGCTCAAGGCCGATGTGAGCCACATGGTGGCCGGCGCCATGGCGGCCATGGTCGCGACCTTCGCCATCAAGGAGAAGCAGCGGCGCAAACAGGCCCTCACGCTCGCGCTCGGTCTGCCCGTGGCACTTGTGGCCATGTCGCTGGGAGCGCTCTTGAACAGCAGGGTCGTCGCGGGCGACCTGTTCTTCATCGCCCTGATCTTCGCCGCTGTGTACAGCCGCCGCTTCGGTGATCGCGGTACGGCGCTGGGGCTCATCGGGTTTCAGATCTACTTCCTCTCCCTGTTCGTCGGAGCCAGTTTCTCCGCTCTGCCCGGGCTCTGCGGAACACTGGCCATCGCGTTCGCCTGCAGTGCGGTGGTGCGGTTCGGCCTGGTCGTCGAGACGCCCGAACGCGTCCTGCTGCGACTGCGCGAGGCCTTCCGGGCTCGTCTGGCCCAATTGGTGTCCGCCCAGATCGACCTGCTCGACGCCGGGCCCGACGATGTCGAGAAGGCCCTGGAGGACGTACGCCGGCACACCGCGCGCCTCCACGAGAGCGCGCTGATGATCCAGGGGCGGCTGGAAGTGGGCACCAGCGACAGCGCCACCGCCTCGCTCGTCCAGCGCCGCGTGGCCGACGCCGAGATCGCCGCCGAGCGGCTCGACGTCCTCCTCCTCAGCGCGCGCAGCGCCGAACGCGCCCCCACGCTCACCCTGCACCTCCCGGACGCTCCCGTGCCGGCGCCGAGCAACCGGCTGCGGGCACACGACGACACCACCGCGACACTGCGCCGCGACCTCGACGCACTGCGCCTGCTGGTCGTCCGCCCGGTGGCGTTCGACCGCGGCACCGCGCTGGCCCATCTGCGCAACCGGCTGCTCGGCTACCGCGACGAGGAGAATCTGCCGCGCGCCTCGGCCGCCGTCCAGGACGTCTTCCGCGGCATCGGAGAGGCGGCACGCTCCGTCCTGGGCCTGCGGCTGGCCCTCGACGGCCCCCAGGACGAATCCGACGACACACCGTCGACGACCCGTTCGCGCGAGGAACTGGAGGCCGAGGACGTCGCCATCGCCGGGTCCGAGGAGAGCGAGCCGGACGAGGACCGCCCCAAGGGCCTGGAGCGTCCCACGACCCGTGCCGCTGTCCAGGTATCGGTGGGTTCGGCCCTGGCCATCGTCGGCGGGGAACTCCTCTCCAGCCAGCGCTGGTACTGGGCCGTGCTGACCTGCTGGGTCGTCTTCCTGAACACGGCGTCCACCGGGGAGATCCTCGTCAAGGGCTACCGCCGGCTGCTGGGCACCGTTCTCGGCGTCGTCGCCGGTGTCGTCCTGGCCGGCGTGGTCGGCAAGCACACCTGGACGGCCTTCGCCCTCGTGCTGCTGTTCATCTTCGCCATGTTCTTCACCGCGCCGCTGTCGTACGCCCTGATGTCCTTCTTCGTCACCGCGATGCTGGGGCTGCTGTACACGCTGCTCAACACCTACAGTCCCGCGGTGCTCGTCCTGCGGATCGAGGAGACCGCGCTCGGCGCCGCCTGCGGTGTGATCGCGGCCGTCCTGATCCTGCCGGTCAATACCGATCGCCGCACCGATGAACTCCTCGGCACGGTGCTGACCCGGCTCGGTGACGTCACCGGTGCCGCGGTGGAACAGCTGAGCGGCGGGCCCGCGCTCGATCTGCTGGACATGGCCCGGGATCTCGACAAGGCACTCGACGATCTACGGTCCTCCACGCAGCCGTTGACCCATCCGATCACCCCGCTGCGGGCCCGCCGGCAGACCGCTCGCTACGTCGTGGCCCTGCTGGAGACGTGCGCCTACCACGCGCGTTCACTGGCGGCGACGGCCGAACTCCTCCCCTACAGCAAGACCGTCGCCGCGGACCCGCGTCTCAAGGTCGCGGGACAGCGCATCGCCCACAACATCGACGTCCTGGTCGCCCGGGTCGAGGACGACGACACGGGCGGGGTGGCCGAGACCGGCGCGAGCCTCGCGTCCATGCTGGAGACGGACGGAGGGGGTGCCCCTCGGCACGACCGCGTCACGCACCGGGTGCTGCGGCATCTGCAGCGCCTGGACGAGGGCGTGATCGGCCTGGCCCGCCCGCTGGGGGTGCCGGTCTCGACAGCCGGCAGAGCGAGCTAG
- a CDS encoding outer membrane protein assembly factor BamB family protein, whose product MSFGPPPSPYTQSALAADTDRRRRRTRLIGAVAAVLVVVLCAGGWLLMYKTGDKTPASGKATAAPQAPDEIRETVEKLPSTPEGELAAGWMVEHLEKTTDVNPRYTPGTWATGKIFAKGIADEVLGFKVDRYGGDKAWTLKLGGHICATTKHVTADGRTAVVVQPPKPKGSPTEGVCDEVVFFDIDTGKKLWQSKMPEAASAFVTNTNLTMTRGTVAVAWDQGSVAYDMKDGKQLWKSTGVSQCEDHGFAGGRALLALVRCGSMPDVTYEVQKLDPRTGKAKWTYKVGKGITTVYLPSSDPPVLAVGAGDTTVTDLITLDADGKHSATISLHGESYDPMCGVRYSSTSRFGVVENCDAMVVGRTEIFVASKVGSESGQEANWIVGFDVATGKTLRKFDGREDQPIYPLRTSGDQLLVYRATRDDIGPSAVISLDPRTGKETPFLLFRLPDDDSSDRQFGDPDKSDVIVEQGRVYFAKRELVADFKYPEDPVRAFLGIASSTTMRSAK is encoded by the coding sequence GTGAGCTTCGGCCCGCCTCCTTCTCCGTACACCCAATCCGCATTGGCGGCGGACACCGACCGAAGACGGCGCCGTACGAGACTGATCGGCGCCGTGGCCGCCGTACTCGTCGTGGTGCTGTGCGCGGGCGGATGGCTCCTGATGTACAAGACCGGCGACAAGACCCCGGCAAGCGGCAAGGCGACGGCGGCTCCGCAAGCCCCCGACGAGATCAGGGAGACGGTCGAGAAGCTCCCGAGCACGCCCGAGGGCGAACTGGCCGCCGGCTGGATGGTGGAGCACCTCGAAAAGACCACGGACGTCAACCCCCGCTATACGCCGGGCACCTGGGCAACCGGCAAGATCTTCGCGAAGGGCATCGCCGACGAGGTCTTGGGCTTCAAGGTCGACCGGTACGGCGGCGACAAGGCATGGACCCTCAAGCTCGGCGGCCATATCTGCGCGACGACCAAGCATGTGACCGCGGACGGTCGCACGGCCGTCGTCGTCCAGCCCCCCAAGCCCAAGGGGTCCCCGACCGAGGGCGTCTGCGACGAGGTGGTGTTCTTCGACATCGACACCGGCAAGAAGCTCTGGCAGTCGAAGATGCCCGAGGCCGCCTCCGCGTTCGTGACGAACACGAACCTGACCATGACGCGGGGCACCGTCGCCGTGGCATGGGATCAGGGCTCGGTGGCGTACGACATGAAGGACGGCAAGCAGCTCTGGAAGAGCACGGGCGTCTCCCAGTGCGAGGACCACGGGTTCGCCGGAGGGCGCGCGCTTCTCGCCCTGGTCCGATGCGGATCCATGCCCGACGTCACGTACGAGGTGCAGAAGCTCGATCCCCGTACGGGCAAGGCCAAGTGGACGTACAAGGTCGGCAAGGGCATCACGACCGTCTATCTCCCCTCGTCCGATCCGCCGGTGCTCGCCGTCGGGGCCGGGGACACCACGGTGACCGACTTGATCACCCTCGACGCGGACGGCAAGCACAGCGCCACCATCTCCTTGCACGGCGAGAGCTACGACCCGATGTGCGGCGTCCGGTACTCCAGCACGTCGCGCTTCGGCGTGGTGGAGAACTGTGACGCGATGGTCGTGGGGCGCACCGAGATCTTCGTCGCCAGCAAGGTGGGGTCCGAGAGCGGACAGGAGGCGAACTGGATCGTGGGGTTCGATGTCGCGACGGGCAAGACGCTGCGCAAGTTCGACGGGCGCGAGGATCAGCCGATCTATCCGCTGAGGACCAGCGGCGACCAGCTCCTGGTCTACCGGGCGACTCGCGACGACATCGGCCCCTCGGCGGTGATCAGCCTGGATCCGCGTACGGGCAAGGAGACCCCGTTCCTGCTGTTCCGTCTGCCGGACGACGACAGCAGTGACCGCCAGTTCGGTGATCCGGACAAGTCGGACGTCATCGTCGAGCAGGGCCGCGTGTACTTCGCGAAGCGGGAGCTCGTCGCGGACTTCAAGTATCCGGAGGATCCGGTACGGGCCTTCCTCGGTATCGCGAGCAGCACCACGATGCGGAGCGCCAAGTAG